The following coding sequences are from one Pseudomonas oryzae window:
- a CDS encoding OprD family porin translates to MSLTPLARAVAFATLGAGMIMPSLAQAAFVEDSKASLELRNFYYNSDVRNNASTAKHKNEEWAQGFIARLESGYTEGTIGVGVDALSTLGVKLDSGRGTSGTGLLQLDRETGEAQDTYGDLGVTAKFKASNSVLKVGTVMPNLPTISGVDNRLLPTSYQGGYLNSQEIAGLSLDLGMVNRINYRDSQDHETMTLARTSAFNGLGGKGDSDQLVFGGATYKWNSDLSTAYHYGNLDELYKQHIFNLVHVLPIADGHNLKSDLRYAHSSEDGNSNVDNNAFGAMFTYTLKAHKLGLGYQSLTGDTGYAFVNGNNPFLVNYVTIRDFANTDEQSWQVRYDYDFTNLGAPGLTFMTRYISGDNFELADGSEGKEWERNIELKYVVQQGTLKNLGVHWRNAHTRTNFANGDIDQNRLILSYTLPLF, encoded by the coding sequence ATGAGCCTGACCCCGCTCGCCCGCGCGGTTGCCTTCGCAACCCTCGGCGCCGGAATGATTATGCCGAGCCTCGCTCAGGCGGCTTTCGTAGAGGACAGCAAGGCCAGTCTGGAACTGCGCAACTTCTACTACAACAGTGACGTGCGCAATAACGCCTCCACCGCCAAGCACAAGAACGAAGAGTGGGCCCAAGGCTTCATCGCTCGCCTCGAGTCTGGCTATACCGAAGGCACCATCGGCGTTGGCGTCGACGCGCTCAGCACCCTCGGCGTCAAACTGGACTCCGGCCGCGGCACCAGCGGCACCGGCCTGCTGCAGCTCGACCGGGAAACCGGCGAGGCTCAGGACACCTATGGCGATCTGGGCGTCACCGCCAAGTTCAAGGCTTCCAACAGCGTCCTCAAGGTCGGCACCGTGATGCCGAACCTGCCGACCATTTCCGGCGTCGACAACCGCCTGCTGCCGACCAGCTACCAGGGCGGCTACCTGAACTCCCAGGAAATTGCCGGCCTCTCGCTGGACCTCGGCATGGTGAATCGCATCAACTACCGCGACTCGCAGGATCACGAAACCATGACCCTGGCCCGCACCAGCGCCTTCAATGGCCTGGGTGGCAAGGGTGACAGCGACCAGCTCGTGTTCGGCGGCGCCACCTACAAGTGGAACAGCGATCTGAGCACCGCCTACCACTACGGCAACCTGGACGAGCTGTACAAGCAGCACATCTTCAACCTCGTGCACGTGCTGCCGATCGCCGACGGCCACAACCTGAAGTCCGACCTGCGCTACGCCCACAGCAGCGAAGATGGCAACAGCAACGTGGACAACAACGCCTTCGGCGCCATGTTCACCTACACCCTCAAGGCTCACAAGCTGGGCCTGGGCTATCAGTCCCTGACCGGCGATACCGGCTATGCCTTCGTCAACGGCAACAACCCGTTCCTGGTCAACTACGTCACCATCCGCGACTTCGCCAACACCGACGAGCAGTCCTGGCAGGTCCGTTACGATTACGACTTCACCAACCTCGGCGCCCCGGGCCTGACCTTCATGACCCGCTACATCTCCGGCGACAACTTCGAGCTCGCCGACGGCAGCGAAGGCAAGGAGTGGGAGCGCAACATCGAGCTGAAGTACGTGGTTCAGCAGGGCACCCTGAAGAACCTCGGCGTGCACTGGCGCAACGCCCACACCCGCACCAACTTCGCCAACGGTGACATCGATCAGAACCGCCTGATCCTGTCCTACACCCTGCCGCTGTTCTGA
- a CDS encoding ammonium transporter: MENLSTAVNSLVHGSNTLFILIGAVMVLAMHAGFAFLEVGTVRQKNQVNALSKILADFAVSCLAYFFVGYWVAYGVNFLAPASTLTVDNGYALVKFFFLLTFAAAIPAIISGGIAERSRFGPQLCATLLIVSFIYPFFEGLIWNGNFGLQSWLTERFGAAFHDFAGSVVVHAVGGWLALGAVLMLGHRNGRYRDGRLVAFAPSNIPFLALGSWILIVGWFGFNVMSAQTLQGVSGLVAVNSLLAMVGGTLAALLVGRNDPGFLHNGPLAGLVAVCAGSDLMHPIGALITGGIAGALFVWVFTATQNRWKIDDVLGVWPLHGLCGLWGGVACGIFGQPLLGGLGGVSLVSQLIGTALGCALALAGGFAVYGLLKRITGIRLSAEEEYYGADLSIHKIGATSHD; the protein is encoded by the coding sequence ATGGAAAACCTGTCCACTGCCGTGAACAGCCTGGTTCACGGATCCAATACCCTGTTCATCCTGATCGGCGCGGTCATGGTCCTGGCCATGCACGCCGGCTTCGCCTTCCTCGAGGTCGGCACCGTCCGCCAGAAGAACCAGGTCAACGCGCTGTCGAAGATCCTTGCCGACTTCGCGGTGTCCTGCCTGGCCTACTTCTTCGTCGGCTACTGGGTGGCCTACGGGGTGAACTTCCTCGCCCCGGCCAGCACGCTGACCGTCGACAACGGCTACGCCCTGGTGAAGTTCTTCTTCCTGCTGACCTTCGCTGCCGCCATCCCGGCGATCATCTCCGGCGGCATCGCCGAACGCTCCAGGTTCGGCCCGCAGCTGTGCGCCACCCTGCTGATCGTCTCCTTCATCTACCCGTTCTTCGAGGGCCTGATCTGGAACGGCAATTTCGGTCTGCAGAGCTGGCTGACCGAGCGCTTCGGCGCCGCCTTCCACGACTTCGCCGGTTCGGTGGTGGTACACGCGGTGGGCGGCTGGCTGGCGCTGGGGGCGGTGCTGATGCTCGGACACCGCAACGGTCGCTACCGCGATGGCCGACTGGTGGCCTTCGCCCCCTCCAACATTCCCTTCCTGGCGCTGGGGTCGTGGATCCTGATCGTCGGCTGGTTCGGCTTCAACGTGATGAGCGCGCAGACCCTGCAGGGCGTCAGCGGCCTGGTGGCGGTCAACTCGCTGCTGGCGATGGTCGGCGGCACCCTGGCGGCGCTGCTGGTCGGGCGCAACGACCCCGGCTTCCTGCATAACGGCCCGCTGGCCGGCCTGGTCGCGGTGTGCGCCGGCTCCGACCTGATGCACCCGATCGGCGCGCTGATCACCGGCGGTATCGCCGGCGCGCTGTTCGTCTGGGTCTTCACCGCGACCCAGAACCGCTGGAAGATCGATGACGTGCTGGGGGTGTGGCCGCTGCACGGCCTGTGCGGCCTGTGGGGCGGGGTGGCCTGCGGCATCTTCGGCCAGCCGCTGCTCGGCGGGCTGGGCGGGGTCAGCCTGGTCAGCCAACTGATCGGCACGGCGCTCGGCTGCGCGCTGGCGCTGGCCGGTGGCTTCGCGGTCTATGGCCTGCTCAAGCGCATCACCGGCATCCGTCTGAGCGCCGAAGAGGAGTACTACGGCGCCGACCTGTCGATCCACAAGATCGGTGCGACCAGCCACGACTGA
- a CDS encoding deoxyguanosinetriphosphate triphosphohydrolase — protein MDWHTLLTRERFGKPAQSTEELGRSAFHKDHDRIVFSGAFRRLGRKTQVHPVSSNDHIHTRLTHSLEVACVGRSLGMRVGEMLREELPAWCDPSDLGVIVQSACLAHDIGNPPFGHSGEDAIRHWFQLADERGWLDALSEAERADFLCFEGNAQGFRVLTQLEYHQFDGGTRLTYATLGSYLKYPWTARHADAQGYKKHKFGCYQSELPLLEQIARKLGLPQLDEQRWARHPLVYLMEAADDICYGLIDLEDGLEMDLLDYPEVEALLLDLVGDDLPDTYRQLGPRDSRRRKLAILRGKAIEHLTNAAARAFVAQHDALLAGSLEGDLVEHMHGPAKLCVLRAKGLAREKIFQDKRKTLHEIGAYTTLEILLNAFCGAALEQHGGRSPSFKNRRILDLLGNNAPDPHWPLYRAFMRVIDFIAGMTDSYATEMAREMTGRSSPV, from the coding sequence TTGGACTGGCACACCCTGCTTACCCGCGAGCGCTTCGGCAAACCCGCGCAGAGCACCGAGGAACTCGGTCGCAGCGCCTTCCACAAGGACCACGACCGCATCGTCTTCTCCGGCGCCTTCCGCCGCCTCGGCCGCAAGACCCAGGTCCACCCGGTTTCCAGCAACGACCATATCCACACCCGCCTGACCCACAGCCTGGAAGTGGCCTGCGTGGGCCGCTCGCTGGGCATGCGCGTCGGCGAGATGCTGCGCGAGGAGCTGCCGGCCTGGTGCGATCCCAGCGACCTCGGCGTGATCGTGCAGTCCGCCTGCCTGGCCCACGACATCGGCAACCCGCCGTTCGGCCACTCCGGCGAGGACGCCATTCGCCACTGGTTCCAGCTGGCGGACGAGCGCGGCTGGCTGGATGCCCTGAGTGAGGCCGAGCGCGCCGACTTCCTCTGTTTCGAGGGCAATGCCCAGGGCTTTCGCGTGCTGACCCAGCTCGAGTACCACCAGTTCGACGGCGGCACCCGGCTCACCTACGCGACCCTCGGCAGCTACCTCAAATACCCCTGGACCGCCCGCCACGCCGACGCCCAGGGTTACAAGAAGCACAAGTTCGGCTGCTATCAGAGCGAGCTGCCGCTGCTCGAGCAGATCGCCCGCAAGCTCGGCCTGCCGCAACTCGACGAGCAGCGCTGGGCGCGCCATCCGCTGGTGTACCTGATGGAGGCGGCCGACGACATCTGCTACGGCCTGATCGACCTCGAGGACGGCCTGGAGATGGATCTGCTCGACTATCCGGAAGTCGAGGCGCTGCTGCTCGACCTGGTCGGCGACGACCTGCCGGACACCTATCGCCAGCTGGGGCCGCGCGACTCGCGGCGACGCAAGCTGGCCATCCTGCGCGGCAAGGCCATCGAACACCTGACCAACGCCGCCGCACGCGCCTTCGTCGCCCAGCACGATGCCCTGCTCGCCGGCAGCCTGGAGGGCGATCTGGTCGAGCACATGCACGGCCCGGCCAAACTGTGCGTACTGCGCGCCAAGGGGCTGGCACGCGAGAAGATCTTCCAGGACAAGCGCAAGACCCTGCACGAGATCGGCGCCTACACCACCCTGGAGATCCTCCTCAACGCCTTCTGCGGCGCGGCGCTGGAGCAGCACGGCGGACGCTCGCCGTCGTTCAAGAACCGGCGCATCCTCGACCTGCTCGGCAACAACGCGCCCGATCCGCACTGGCCGCTGTATCGCGCCTTCATGCGGGTGATCGACTTCATCGCCGGCATGACCGACAGCTATGCCACGGAAATGGCGCGGGAAATGACCGGACGCTCGAGTCCGGTGTGA
- a CDS encoding YggL 50S ribosome-binding family protein has product MATNRSRRLRKKLCVEEFQELGFELILTYREDLDEAGEDAFMQQFLREAIEGNGLMFIGCDEFGMVCLGKRGSVSEEQRAKVEAWLKERSELASFRVGALADAWYPEKPIGA; this is encoded by the coding sequence ATGGCTACCAACCGCTCCCGCCGCCTGCGCAAGAAGCTCTGTGTCGAAGAGTTCCAGGAACTCGGTTTCGAGCTGATCCTCACCTATCGCGAAGACCTCGACGAGGCGGGTGAAGACGCCTTCATGCAGCAGTTCCTGCGCGAGGCGATCGAAGGCAACGGCCTGATGTTCATCGGCTGCGACGAGTTCGGCATGGTCTGCCTCGGCAAGCGCGGCTCGGTGAGCGAGGAGCAGCGCGCCAAGGTCGAGGCCTGGCTCAAGGAGCGCAGCGAGCTGGCCAGCTTCCGCGTCGGCGCGCTGGCCGATGCCTGGTATCCGGAAAAGCCGATCGGCGCCTGA
- the dacB gene encoding D-alanyl-D-alanine carboxypeptidase/D-alanyl-D-alanine endopeptidase: MRLFGLVGLLLPIALPVTADATGLPPRVEQALKAGKLNSNALSLAVIPLTGPGSASYFNADVAVNPASTMKLVTTYAALELLGPTYQWKTAFYTDGPLRNGVLQGNLYLKGGGDPKLTMERLWLLLRDLRHAGVQHIEGDLVLERNHFRNPAHTPFDDDGGDRSKPYLVEPDALMVNLKTLRLIVRGEARGAVVQAEPPIPYIRIDNRVRVTGPASCPSWPQVTYNFQQQTDGTLDVVAAGQIPEGCSGQRYLSLLDHPTFAGGSVRALWNELGGSIAGRDRLGSTPGNARLLAQTLSPDVVEIIRDINKYSNNTMARQLFLSIGARHRLPSDADDAAAAYRAIDQWLARKGIRARNLVLENGSGLSRHERISAREMAAMLHAAWHSPYAAEFVSSLPLAAMDGTLRKRMRNTPLAGNAHLKTGTLNNVRALAGFSRDAQGNTWAVVAILNHPRPWGASAILDQVIQELYRQPDTLAGLGR, translated from the coding sequence CTGCGCCTGTTCGGCCTGGTCGGTCTGCTGCTGCCCATAGCCCTGCCCGTGACGGCCGACGCCACCGGCCTGCCGCCGCGCGTGGAACAGGCGCTGAAGGCCGGCAAGCTGAACAGCAATGCCCTGTCGCTGGCGGTCATCCCGCTCACCGGCCCCGGCAGCGCCAGCTATTTCAACGCCGACGTGGCGGTCAACCCGGCCTCGACCATGAAGCTGGTCACCACCTACGCCGCCCTCGAGCTGCTCGGCCCCACCTACCAGTGGAAGACCGCCTTCTACACCGACGGCCCGCTGCGCAATGGCGTGCTGCAGGGCAACCTCTACCTCAAGGGCGGCGGCGACCCCAAGCTGACCATGGAGCGTCTGTGGCTGCTGCTGCGCGACCTGCGCCATGCCGGCGTGCAGCATATCGAGGGCGACCTGGTGCTGGAGCGCAACCACTTCCGCAACCCGGCGCACACCCCCTTCGACGATGACGGCGGCGACCGCAGCAAGCCGTACCTGGTCGAGCCCGACGCGCTGATGGTCAACCTCAAGACCCTGCGCCTGATCGTGCGCGGCGAGGCACGCGGTGCCGTGGTGCAGGCCGAACCGCCGATCCCCTACATCCGCATCGACAACCGCGTGCGGGTGACCGGACCGGCGAGCTGCCCGAGCTGGCCGCAGGTGACCTACAACTTCCAGCAGCAGACGGACGGCACCCTCGACGTGGTCGCCGCAGGACAGATCCCGGAAGGCTGCAGCGGTCAGCGTTACCTGTCGCTGCTCGACCACCCGACCTTCGCCGGCGGCTCGGTGCGTGCCCTGTGGAACGAGCTGGGCGGCAGCATCGCCGGCCGCGACCGTCTCGGCAGCACGCCGGGCAACGCCCGCCTGCTGGCGCAGACCCTGTCGCCGGACGTGGTGGAGATCATTCGCGACATCAACAAGTACAGCAACAACACCATGGCCCGCCAGCTGTTCCTGTCGATCGGCGCGCGCCACCGCCTGCCGAGCGACGCCGACGATGCCGCGGCCGCCTACCGCGCCATCGACCAGTGGCTGGCCCGCAAGGGCATCCGCGCGCGGAACCTGGTGCTGGAGAACGGCTCCGGACTGTCGCGCCACGAGCGCATCAGCGCACGGGAAATGGCCGCCATGCTGCACGCCGCCTGGCACAGCCCGTACGCCGCCGAGTTCGTCTCCTCGCTGCCGCTGGCGGCCATGGACGGCACCCTGCGCAAGCGCATGCGCAACACCCCGCTGGCCGGCAACGCGCACCTGAAGACCGGCACGCTGAACAACGTGCGCGCCCTGGCCGGCTTCAGCCGCGACGCCCAAGGCAATACCTGGGCGGTGGTGGCGATCCTCAACCACCCGCGGCCCTGGGGCGCCTCGGCGATCCTCGATCAGGTGATCCAGGAGCTGTACCGCCAGCCCGACACCCTGGCCGGCCTGGGGCGCTGA
- the rlmKL gene encoding bifunctional 23S rRNA (guanine(2069)-N(7))-methyltransferase RlmK/23S rRNA (guanine(2445)-N(2))-methyltransferase RlmL gives MSDLFPLVLTSPKGLETLLLEEATALGLQAGREQVAAVQGQGSLETAYRLCLWSRLANRVLLVLGRFPVDNAEALYQAVRGIDWGEHLLPSGSLAVEFSGRGAGIDNTHFGALKVKDGIVDSLRAQSGQRPSVDKYDPDLRIHARLERGELVLSLDLSGFSLHQRGYRLQQGAAPLKENLAAAILIRAGWPRIAAEGGALADPMCGVGTFLVEAGMMAADIAPNLKREKWGFSNWLGHVPALWKKLHEEAEARASAGLARPPLWIRGYEADPRLIQPGRNNIERAGLGDWVKIYQGELATFEPRPDQNQKGLVVCNPPYGERLGDEASLLYLYQNLGERLRQSCLNWEAAVFTGAPELGKRMGIRSHKQYAFWNGALPCKLLLFKVLPEQFVTGRNESAQPAPQARLIGGQLVERPPAVRSEPARLSEGGQMFANRLQKNLKQLGKWARKAGVECYRLYDADMPEYALAVDLYRDWVHVQEYAPPRSVDPDKAQARLLDALAAIPQALDMDPARVVIKRRERQAGKKQYERQDQQGRFMEVSEGGVKLLVNLTDYLDTGLFLDHRPLRLRIQQEAAGKRFLNLFCYTATATVHAAKGGARSTTSVDLSKTYLDWARRNLALNGFSDKHRLEQGDVMEWLEADRGEYELIFIDPPTFSNSKRMEGVFDVQRDHVRLLDLAMARLARGGVLYFSNNFRKFQLDPALEQRYAVEEISAKTLDPDFARNPKIHRAWRLTAR, from the coding sequence ATGTCCGATCTGTTCCCGCTCGTTCTCACCAGTCCCAAGGGCCTGGAAACCCTGCTGCTCGAGGAAGCCACCGCACTGGGCCTGCAAGCCGGGCGCGAGCAGGTGGCCGCCGTGCAGGGCCAGGGCAGCCTGGAAACCGCCTATCGGCTGTGCCTGTGGTCGCGCCTGGCCAACCGCGTGCTGCTGGTGCTCGGCCGCTTCCCGGTGGACAACGCCGAGGCCCTGTACCAGGCGGTGCGCGGGATCGACTGGGGCGAGCACCTGCTGCCCAGCGGCAGCCTGGCGGTGGAGTTCTCCGGCCGTGGCGCCGGCATCGACAACACCCATTTCGGTGCGCTCAAGGTCAAGGACGGTATCGTCGACAGCCTGCGCGCGCAGTCCGGCCAGCGCCCGTCGGTGGACAAGTACGACCCCGACCTGCGCATCCACGCGCGCCTGGAGCGCGGCGAGCTGGTGCTGTCGCTGGATCTGTCCGGTTTCAGCCTGCATCAGCGCGGCTACCGCCTGCAGCAGGGGGCCGCGCCGCTCAAGGAAAACCTCGCCGCGGCGATCCTGATCCGTGCCGGCTGGCCGAGGATCGCTGCCGAAGGCGGCGCGCTGGCCGACCCGATGTGCGGCGTCGGCACCTTCCTGGTCGAGGCGGGGATGATGGCCGCCGACATCGCGCCCAACCTCAAGCGCGAGAAGTGGGGCTTCTCCAACTGGCTGGGGCACGTGCCGGCGCTGTGGAAGAAGCTGCACGAGGAAGCCGAGGCGCGCGCCAGCGCGGGACTCGCCCGGCCGCCGCTGTGGATCCGCGGCTACGAGGCCGACCCACGGCTGATCCAGCCGGGACGCAACAATATCGAGCGCGCCGGCCTGGGAGACTGGGTGAAGATCTACCAGGGCGAGCTGGCCACCTTCGAGCCGCGTCCGGACCAGAACCAGAAGGGCCTGGTGGTGTGCAACCCGCCCTATGGCGAGCGCCTCGGCGACGAGGCCAGCCTGTTGTACCTCTACCAGAACCTTGGCGAGCGCCTGCGCCAGTCCTGCCTGAACTGGGAGGCGGCGGTGTTCACCGGCGCGCCCGAGCTGGGCAAGCGCATGGGCATCCGCAGCCACAAGCAGTACGCCTTCTGGAACGGCGCGCTGCCGTGCAAGCTGCTGCTGTTCAAGGTGCTGCCGGAGCAGTTCGTCACCGGCCGCAACGAGTCGGCCCAGCCGGCGCCTCAGGCGCGGCTGATCGGCGGCCAGCTGGTCGAACGCCCGCCGGCGGTGCGCAGCGAGCCGGCACGGCTGTCCGAGGGCGGGCAGATGTTCGCCAACCGCCTGCAGAAGAACCTCAAGCAGCTGGGCAAGTGGGCGCGCAAGGCCGGTGTCGAGTGCTACCGGCTGTATGATGCCGACATGCCCGAGTACGCCCTGGCGGTCGACCTGTACCGCGACTGGGTGCACGTGCAGGAGTACGCGCCGCCTCGCTCGGTCGATCCGGACAAGGCCCAGGCGCGCCTGCTCGACGCCCTGGCGGCGATTCCCCAGGCGCTGGACATGGATCCGGCGCGGGTGGTGATCAAGCGTCGCGAGCGCCAGGCCGGCAAGAAGCAGTACGAGCGCCAGGACCAGCAGGGGCGTTTCATGGAGGTGAGCGAGGGCGGCGTCAAGCTGCTGGTCAACCTGACCGACTACCTCGACACCGGCCTGTTCCTCGACCACCGCCCGCTGCGCCTGCGCATCCAGCAGGAGGCCGCCGGCAAGCGCTTCCTCAACCTGTTCTGCTACACCGCCACCGCCACCGTGCACGCCGCCAAGGGCGGCGCGCGCAGCACCACCAGCGTCGACCTGTCGAAGACCTACCTCGACTGGGCGCGGCGCAACCTGGCGCTCAACGGCTTCTCCGACAAGCACCGTCTGGAGCAGGGCGACGTGATGGAGTGGCTGGAAGCCGATCGCGGCGAATACGAGCTGATCTTCATCGATCCGCCGACCTTCTCCAACTCCAAGCGCATGGAGGGCGTGTTCGACGTGCAGCGCGACCACGTGCGTCTGCTCGACCTGGCCATGGCGCGCCTGGCCAGGGGCGGGGTGCTGTACTTCTCCAACAACTTCCGCAAGTTCCAGCTCGACCCGGCGCTGGAGCAGCGCTACGCGGTGGAGGAGATCAGCGCCAAGACCCTCGATCCGGACTTCGCCCGCAACCCGAAGATCCACCGCGCCTGGCGCCTGACGGCTCGGTAG
- the rmf gene encoding ribosome modulation factor, with protein sequence MRRLKRDPLERAFMRGYQYGVSGKSRDMCPFSLPTARQAWLNGWRAGRVDNWEGMTGTAGIHRLNELHAVG encoded by the coding sequence ATGAGAAGACTCAAGCGTGATCCGTTGGAAAGAGCCTTTATGCGCGGTTATCAATATGGCGTCAGCGGGAAATCCCGCGATATGTGCCCCTTCTCCCTCCCCACCGCTCGCCAGGCCTGGCTCAATGGCTGGCGCGCAGGCCGTGTCGACAACTGGGAGGGCATGACCGGCACTGCCGGTATCCATCGTCTCAACGAACTTCACGCGGTCGGCTGA
- a CDS encoding quinone-dependent dihydroorotate dehydrogenase, with protein MYALARELLFKLSPETSHELAIDLIGAGGRLGLNRLVCQTPRLPVKVMGLEFPNPVGLAAGLDKNGDAIDGFAQLGFGFIEIGTVTPRPQPGNPKPRLFRLPQAEAIINRMGFNNHGVDHLLARVKAAQYRGVLGINIGKNFDTPVERAVDDYLLCLDKVYPHASYVTVNVSSPNTPGLRSLQFGDSLKQLLEALRQRQEELAMQHGRRVPLAIKIAPDMSDEETVLVARALLDSGMDAVIATNTTLGREGVEGLAHADEAGGLSGAPVRDKSTHTVRMLAGELAGRMPIIAVGGITEGAHAAEKIAAGASLVQIYSGFIYKGPALIRSAVDAIAASGRI; from the coding sequence ATGTACGCTCTGGCCCGCGAGCTGTTGTTCAAACTGTCCCCGGAAACCTCCCATGAACTGGCCATCGATCTGATCGGTGCCGGTGGCCGCCTTGGCCTCAACCGTCTGGTCTGCCAGACGCCGCGTCTGCCGGTGAAGGTCATGGGCCTCGAGTTCCCCAATCCGGTAGGTCTCGCCGCCGGCCTCGACAAGAACGGCGATGCCATCGACGGCTTCGCCCAGCTCGGCTTCGGTTTCATCGAGATCGGCACCGTGACCCCGCGCCCGCAGCCGGGCAACCCCAAGCCGCGGCTGTTCCGTCTGCCGCAGGCCGAGGCGATCATCAATCGCATGGGCTTCAACAACCACGGCGTCGACCACCTGCTGGCGCGGGTCAAGGCCGCGCAGTATCGCGGCGTGCTCGGCATCAACATCGGCAAGAACTTCGACACGCCGGTCGAGCGCGCGGTGGACGACTACCTGCTCTGCCTGGACAAGGTCTATCCGCATGCCAGCTACGTGACGGTCAACGTCAGCTCGCCGAACACTCCCGGCCTGCGCAGCCTGCAGTTCGGCGACTCGCTCAAGCAATTGCTCGAGGCCCTGCGCCAGCGTCAGGAAGAACTCGCCATGCAGCATGGCCGGCGCGTGCCGCTGGCGATCAAGATCGCTCCGGACATGAGCGACGAGGAAACCGTGCTGGTAGCCCGCGCGCTGCTGGACTCCGGCATGGATGCGGTGATCGCCACCAACACCACCCTGGGCCGCGAGGGCGTCGAAGGGCTGGCCCATGCCGACGAGGCCGGTGGCCTGTCCGGCGCGCCGGTACGTGACAAGAGCACCCACACCGTGCGGATGCTGGCCGGCGAGCTGGCCGGGCGCATGCCGATCATCGCCGTCGGCGGCATCACCGAGGGCGCGCACGCGGCCGAGAAGATCGCCGCCGGCGCCAGCCTGGTGCAGATCTATTCCGGCTTCATCTACAAGGGGCCGGCGCTGATCCGCTCGGCGGTGGACGCCATCGCCGCCAGCGGGCGGATCTGA
- a CDS encoding DUF6685 family protein: MPVFSFSNLFAALARRIGIGRSGSLQLQEQAARLRLPFTPLPEVLDSIWWQDGPPLQRLADLPRGALSGPVQEDKAAAHQALRGLVLVSERRISEFDLRWVDGLSGTPEHDARFIRFEDYAASPACRSIRLISYKDFSRALAQALPHHASGEILYLRQANWRDERYFWCGEQVPQAFACAVAYARRRGLTVQMPAVLTEYRLQRAGLDQLDAAYHVLAMPAAAWSDARFMRLLLTGMPYARLHLLRDSGGPEFLLLPREQADANALGEGLRQAGAADVCAWLREMLPK; encoded by the coding sequence ATGCCAGTTTTTTCATTCAGCAACCTTTTCGCTGCCTTGGCCCGCCGCATTGGCATCGGGCGCAGTGGCAGCCTGCAGCTGCAGGAGCAAGCTGCCAGGTTGCGCCTCCCCTTCACTCCCTTGCCGGAGGTGCTGGACAGCATCTGGTGGCAGGACGGACCGCCGCTGCAACGCCTGGCCGACCTGCCGCGCGGCGCGCTGTCAGGCCCGGTGCAGGAGGACAAGGCGGCCGCTCACCAGGCGCTGCGCGGGCTGGTGCTGGTAAGCGAGCGGCGGATCAGCGAGTTCGACCTGCGCTGGGTAGACGGTCTCAGCGGCACCCCGGAGCACGACGCACGCTTCATCCGCTTCGAGGATTACGCCGCCTCGCCGGCCTGCCGCAGCATTCGCCTGATCAGCTACAAGGACTTCAGCCGCGCCCTGGCCCAGGCCCTGCCGCATCATGCCAGCGGCGAGATCCTCTACCTGCGCCAGGCCAACTGGCGCGACGAACGCTACTTCTGGTGCGGCGAACAGGTGCCGCAGGCCTTCGCCTGTGCGGTGGCCTACGCGCGCCGTCGCGGCCTGACCGTACAGATGCCGGCCGTGCTCACCGAGTACCGCCTGCAGCGTGCCGGCCTCGACCAGCTGGATGCCGCCTACCACGTGCTGGCCATGCCGGCGGCCGCCTGGAGCGATGCGCGTTTCATGCGCCTGCTGCTCACCGGCATGCCCTATGCTCGCCTGCACCTGCTGCGCGACAGTGGCGGCCCGGAGTTTCTCCTCCTGCCACGCGAACAGGCCGACGCCAACGCACTCGGCGAAGGCCTGCGCCAGGCCGGTGCCGCCGACGTGTGCGCCTGGCTGCGCGAAATGCTGCCGAAGTAA